A region of the Longimicrobiales bacterium genome:
TCCCCCCTCCGACACGTAGGGAACCGCTGTTTGACAGCGGTTTTCGTCGCGCCTGTACATAGAGGAAGCAGGAGGCGACTGACTAAACGGGCGTGACATACTCCGGAGATGGGTGATACGTCGCTGGAGTCTTGGGTTGATGAGACATCGACAACGGCGTTGCTCGTCCAGGTCGCAGGCGAGACCGTCATCGAGATCGACAGGCCGACCAATGCCCCGGGCTGGATCGGTTTCGACGGTGCACCGAACCTCGGCGAGCCGGAAGGCGGGACGGGTCTTCCGTTTGAACCGCTGCCAGATGGCCGAATGCGGCACGACATCGCCTCCGGTCAGAAAAGCGTCATTGCCGTTCTCGTCGCGATCGGCGCCGAACGGGGCCTGCTGCGACTCGACGATCCTGTCTCTAAGCACCTCGGTCGAGGGTGGAGCCAGGCGACCCCCGACGAAGAGGTCGCCATCACTGTTTGGCATCTCCTTACGATGACGTCGGGACTGGGTGATGACATGTCGTATGCCGCCCCGCCGGGGACGCGCTGGTGGTACAGCCTCGGTCCTACGTGGCACCAACTCAAACCGCTCCTTGAAGCCGCATCGGGACGGACGCTCCAAGATCTGACCGACGACTGGTTGGCCGGGCCGCTGCGGATGGAGGATTCGACCTGGATCGAACGGGCGGGAATGACATACCTCGACGGCAGACCAATCGAGGCTCTGCTCACCTCAGCTCGCGACCTGGCCCGACTCGGGAACATGGTGCTGAACAAGGGGGCCGTGGCTGGCCGTCGGGTGCTCGGAGCAGAGTCGCTGACCGAACTCCTGACGCCATCTCAGGACCTGAACCGTGCCTACGGCCTGCTCTGGTGGTTGAACGGCCAGCGGCCCATTCTCCGACCCTTGGTGGAAGACCCTGTCGACAGTGTCCTGATCCCCAACGCACCCGCCGACACAGTTGCCGCCCTCGGTGCGATGGGCCAGTTCTGCCTTGTAACTCGAAGTCACCAAGCAGTCGTGGTCCGTCTCGGCTCGGCACCGAGAGGTGACTTGACGGGCGGCGATGTCACTTCCGAGATCTGGCAGCTCCTCAACCAGACCCTGTTCCGCAGGCTGTGATGGCGTTGACTGGGGGCGTTCAAGTCCCCCCTCCGACACCGCTGTAGCGAACTGGCCAGGCCCTTCTGGCTGTCCTGCTGGTCGAGGGACGTAACGTGGGGCATGAGGACGGTTGCGGGGCTACTGGTTGCGGTGGTGTTGATTGCTGGGTGCAGCAGATCCGGTGATTCTGAGTTGGAAGCGCAACCCTCCACAACCGTGGTCACGACGACCACGACGTTGCCGCCAACCACGACGTTGCCGCCAACCACGACCACTGTCCCACCGACTACGACTGCAAGGCCGACGACGACTCAGGCACCGACAACCACTCCTTCAACCACGACTACTGCGGCACGAATGACGACGGAGACATCAGCGGCGCCTGCTTCTAGCGCAACAACGGTTTCCGATGAACTGCTAGTGCTTTCAGCGATCGCTGAATTCTTGCCCGACGGGCAGGTGTGCGAAGAGCAACTCTTGTCGGCTGATTCCCCTGAAAGGGGATGGGAGGGTTGGGGCGGTGCCGGTTGGGAGACAGAGGTCGGTGGCTTCGAAGAGTTGGTGGTTCAGATCACCTGCGATTTCGACTCAGAGGAGTTCTGGTTCAGTCATCGGTTGCGGATTCAGTACCCGCTTAAGACCGGGGAAGCAGCAGAGGTGATCAACTCAGAGGTTCGCTCAGTGGTGGCTCGAGGGATTCTCGACTACTTCATCGATTCACGTGACCGCTTCTCAGAACTAAGGCTCACCGGAG
Encoded here:
- a CDS encoding serine hydrolase; translated protein: MGDTSLESWVDETSTTALLVQVAGETVIEIDRPTNAPGWIGFDGAPNLGEPEGGTGLPFEPLPDGRMRHDIASGQKSVIAVLVAIGAERGLLRLDDPVSKHLGRGWSQATPDEEVAITVWHLLTMTSGLGDDMSYAAPPGTRWWYSLGPTWHQLKPLLEAASGRTLQDLTDDWLAGPLRMEDSTWIERAGMTYLDGRPIEALLTSARDLARLGNMVLNKGAVAGRRVLGAESLTELLTPSQDLNRAYGLLWWLNGQRPILRPLVEDPVDSVLIPNAPADTVAALGAMGQFCLVTRSHQAVVVRLGSAPRGDLTGGDVTSEIWQLLNQTLFRRL